The proteins below are encoded in one region of Acidimicrobiales bacterium:
- a CDS encoding M15 family metallopeptidase: MRTTTEMRALWAPPCMDGGRRLARVDYLGGGACWVDSRCEEAFKALAQVMRHYGYACGPLDTGAYNCRAITGGTGFSLHAYGIAGDHNWLDNPYGARLVTDMPPAMVAAIRAIRTKAGLAVFRWGGDWDWNPATGHTAYDAMHYEVNVSPAELAVGIDWTTVAGSTPPPPPPIPEDDMTEADFERIGDILAAKLAPALIEFAKSQQAQTARLVVASRLNRWGSNLSAVALQELRDDLSDGDRAELAAKRRYYEQQYDAAEAELDRLEQADTGS; the protein is encoded by the coding sequence ATGAGGACCACGACCGAGATGCGCGCCCTCTGGGCGCCCCCCTGCATGGACGGCGGCCGTCGTCTCGCCCGCGTCGACTACCTCGGCGGCGGCGCCTGCTGGGTCGACTCCCGCTGCGAGGAGGCGTTCAAGGCGCTCGCTCAGGTGATGCGCCACTACGGGTACGCCTGCGGGCCGCTCGATACCGGCGCCTACAACTGCCGGGCGATCACCGGCGGCACTGGGTTCTCGCTGCACGCCTACGGCATCGCCGGGGACCACAACTGGCTCGACAACCCCTACGGGGCGCGCCTGGTCACCGACATGCCGCCAGCGATGGTCGCCGCCATCCGCGCCATCCGGACGAAGGCCGGTCTCGCCGTGTTCCGGTGGGGCGGCGACTGGGACTGGAACCCCGCGACCGGCCACACCGCCTACGACGCCATGCACTACGAGGTCAACGTCTCGCCCGCCGAGCTGGCCGTCGGCATCGACTGGACGACCGTCGCCGGCAGCACCCCGCCCCCGCCCCCACCGATCCCGGAGGACGACATGACCGAAGCCGACTTCGAGCGGATCGGCGACATCCTCGCCGCGAAGCTCGCCCCCGCCCTGATCGAGTTCGCCAAGTCGCAGCAGGCGCAGACGGCCCGTCTCGTCGTCGCCTCCCGGCTCAACCGCTGGGGGTCGAACCTCTCGGCCGTCGCCCTCCAGGAGCTTCGCGACGACCTCTCCGACGGCGACCGAGCCGAGCTGGCCGCCAAGCGGCGCTACTACGAGCAGCAGTACGACGCGGCCGAGGCCGAGCTCGACCGGCTGGAACAGGCCGACACCGGCTCGTGA